AATCACATTTATCCTTTAAACTTGCCACATGCCCATGAAATATTTTTATAGGAAGACAAGCTTCATCAACTGAATATTTAACCCCTTCGTTAAGGATACTTTTATTTGTACTTTCAGATACTATATAATCTGCACCTAATTCCTCTAAAAAAGTGATTATAAAAGGATAATATCTACAATATAACAGTCCTCTTGGAATTCCAACTCTCATAATTTCACCCCTATTTCCTACTTGATTATATTAACAACTCCATTAATTGATTATTGAACACATATCCATTTTTTATACAGAATTCCATTAAATAAAATGAAACAAAATAAAAAAAACGTCAACACATTTATGTTAACGTTTTCTCAAAGATTAAATTTTAAAATATACAATTGATTACTATTAACTCTACAAATCCTACAGCCCAAGCAATAGTTGTTGTAACTGACCATATTTTTATTTGCTCTTTTGCTTCTTTGATACCTAATGAGCGGTTTACAACCCAGAAGAAACTATCATTAAAGTAAGAGAATATTAATGATCCCATACATGCTCCAAGTCCTGCAAATACAGGGTTAACATTTAAGTTTGTTATCATAGGTGCTGTTATTGATGCTGCTGTAATCATTGCAACAGTTCCACTTCCTTGAACTAAACGTACAATTGAAGCTATTATAAATGGAACTAATATACCTGGCATATGAGAACTTGCGATTAATCTTGCTATATAATCTCCAGTACCACTTTCACGAAGTACCATTCCTAAAGCTCCGCCACCACCTGTAACTAATATAATAATTCCAGCAGATTTTATTCCCTTTTCCATTTCTTCTAATACAGTTTTTCTATCTAAATTTCCTGCGAGTCCATAAATAGATACTATAAGTCCTATTCCTACAGCAATAACAGGTGCTCCTAAAAATTTAAACACTTCAATTACAGTACTTTCCGCTATAACTTTTTCTTTTAGAAGAACAGATATTATTGTACTTATTAAAATTAATATTATTGGAATAATTATAGGAGCAAAAGCTCTAAATGTACTTGGTAAATTTTTATTGTCATCTTCCATTTCTGAATAGTATACTGGTTTTTGATATTCTGGTCTTAACCACTCATCATCTTCATTTCCAGGTATTTGATATATCTTTTTCCCAATATATTTTGCATATATAAGACCAGCAATAACCATTGGAATAGCTAATACGATACCCCATAATAAGAAGCTTCCTACACTTACACCGAAGATTCCTGCAACTCCTACTGGACCTGGTGTTGGTGGTACTAAACTGTGAGTTATAACAAGACCTAATCCAAGTGCTATTCCAAGTGAAACTACTGATTTTTTAGTTCTTTTTGATATAGCTTTTGCAAGAGGCGATAATATTATAAATCCTGAATCACAGAATATAGGAATAGAAACTATAAACCCTGTTATAGCTAATGCTAATTCTTCGTGATTTTTTCCTAAAACTTTTATAAAGGTCTTTGCCATTCTTTCTGCGGCACCGGATATTTCAAATATTTGTCCCATCATTACGCCAAAACCAATTATTATACCGATGCTTCCAAGTGTACTACCAAATCCTTTAGATATGGCATCTAAAACTTTATTTGTAGGCATTCCCCCAACTAATCCAGTTGTAGCAGCAGCTATTATAAGAGCTGGAAATGTATGCACTTTTGTTTTTATGATTAAAAATACTAATATACTAATTCCTATAACAAGTCCAACTATCATTTGACTTCCAGATAGTGTGTTTCCCATTTCTCATTCCCCCTCGTTTAACTTATTTAATTTTATATAAACTCTCTTTTTAATTTGACTTCAATTTTAAATTTTGTATAATAGACGAGTACCTCTTATTTTTTATAATGAAACTTCCCGGCTTCTTATATTTATTTAAGAGGTGCCCTTTTTTTATCTTTGAAAATTTGGTGAATATTTTGCTGCTAGTAAAATTGCTTCTTTCATACTTATCTTGCTTGCTTTTCCTGTACCAGCAATATCAAAAGCTGTTCCATGGTCAACAGAAGTTCTAAGTATTGGCATTCCATTTGTTATAGCTATTGTTCTTTCAAAATCTAATGTTTTAGTTGCTATATGTCCTTGATCATGATATAAGGATAAAACTGAATTATATCTTCCTTGTAATGCTAAATGGAAAACTGAATCTGCACCTATTGGACCTTCAACTTTGTATCCCATTTTTTTAGCTTCTTCAATAGCTGGAACGATTTCTTTCATTTCTTCATCACCAAATAATCCATGTTCTCCACTATGAGGGTTTAATCCAGCAATCGCCATAGTACCATCTTTAACTCCTAATTTTTCTAATGCTTTTGTGCATCTTATAATATAATCTAATACTTTTTCTTTTGTAACTAGGTCACAAGCTTGTCTAAGGGAAACGTGTCTAGTTAAGAAAAATACTCTCATTCCTCTAACTTCAAACATTGTAAGTGGATCTTGTGTATCAGTTAAATCTGCTAATATTTCTGTATGTCCAATATAATTTATTTTTGCCTTCTTTAAAGATTCTTTGTTTATAGGTGTTGTTGCAATAGCATCTACTTCCTTGTTCATTGCCATATCAACAGACTTTTTAATGTATTCAAAAGCCGCTTTTCCACCTAAAGCTTGAACTTTTCCTATTTCAAGTTCACTTATATTCACATTGTTTAAGTCTATTAAATCTAGTGTTCCAGCTTCGTATTTTCCATCTTTAGCATCAGTTATAGTATTTATATTTAATTTTAAATCACAAAATCCTATAGCTTGTTTTATTACGTCCTTGTCCCCAATTAAAACTGGTCTACATTTTTCGTATACATCCCTGTCATTTAACGCCTTTACTACTATTTCTGGTCCTATTCCTGCTGGATCTCCTATTGGTACTGCAATTAATGGTCTTATCATTATTTTTTCCTCCTATTTTATTAAGTCTTTTTTATTTATTGATTCTATCAAATATTTTATACATACTTCCATTCCATTTTCATCTCCAACCATACCACCTTTACTAACTATCTTTAAATTTGGGAATTCCCCACCTATGAATTGTCCATAAGCAGCAAGAGGTATGACTTCCCCAATAATTTCAAGTCCTACAGACTTAAATCTCTTACATATAGCAACACTTATATCCCCGCCACTACTAAATATTCCTTCAATACAAGGAGCTTTTTTTAGCACCCTATAGCTCATCTCTGCAATAGCATCATTTATCTTTACTGATAAATCTTCTATTGTTGTATTTTGTTCTTTTGCTATAACGTTTAAGTCTACTCTTTCATTTGGGTAAATGGAATCAATTTCTATACAAAGTATATTTGAATTATGTTGATTTTGTATAATTTCATTTGTTACTCTATTTATTTCTTCTTCTTTTTCTTCATCTGTATTTAGTAATTTTTCTGTACAAATTTTAGCTTTTGTAAGCTTCATATCTTTCCCAAGCTTTTCTAATTGTGTTTTTGTTGTATTTGTAATACTTCCTACACACATTAATATTTTTTTATTATTTGAATTAACATATAATGCTTTTTCATTAGTAATAATTTCATTTACTACTGATGCTGTAAATGGACCTGGATCAACAGTTATAAATTTTATATCCATTGATAATGCAGCTTTTGATATCATTTGTAAATCTTTATTACTCATAGCGTCACATATTAGTAAACGTTTACCTTTCTTGTATAGCTTCAGTATTTCCTCTTTTATAGCTTCTGGTCCTTTTACTATGGAATTTAAACTTACTATTCCAACTTCATATTTACTTTGTTCTTCTACTATAGTTTTTATTATAGAAGTACTTATAGGTTTTTTAGGATCATGTGCAGCATCACTTTCTTCAAGTGGAGCTCCGTTAACTATAAGATACCCTCCAATAGCTATTCTTTTAGCATCTGGAAATGATGGTACTATCATTGCTATTCTCTCATCATCTAAAGCATCTAGCATAGCATCTATTTCACTTCCAATATTTCCTCTAAGTGTACTATCAATTCTCTTATTGTATATTTTTATAGATTCATCCTTAACTAATTTAGTCATTTCAAAAACTCTATTGTAAGCTTCTTCTTTTTCTATTGCCCTGCTATCAGTTGAGCAAACTATAGTATCATATTTTTCTTTATCTATACAATTATCTTCACAGCAGTTTATAATATTTACAGTTTTTAGTTTTAACTTTTTTAACAAAGCACCTGTTGCATTTGCACCAGTAAGATCATCTGCTACAACTACATAATTTGCCATATTCATCCCCC
This Clostridium novyi NT DNA region includes the following protein-coding sequences:
- a CDS encoding GntP family permease — protein: MGNTLSGSQMIVGLVIGISILVFLIIKTKVHTFPALIIAAATTGLVGGMPTNKVLDAISKGFGSTLGSIGIIIGFGVMMGQIFEISGAAERMAKTFIKVLGKNHEELALAITGFIVSIPIFCDSGFIILSPLAKAISKRTKKSVVSLGIALGLGLVITHSLVPPTPGPVGVAGIFGVSVGSFLLWGIVLAIPMVIAGLIYAKYIGKKIYQIPGNEDDEWLRPEYQKPVYYSEMEDDNKNLPSTFRAFAPIIIPIILILISTIISVLLKEKVIAESTVIEVFKFLGAPVIAVGIGLIVSIYGLAGNLDRKTVLEEMEKGIKSAGIIILVTGGGGALGMVLRESGTGDYIARLIASSHMPGILVPFIIASIVRLVQGSGTVAMITAASITAPMITNLNVNPVFAGLGACMGSLIFSYFNDSFFWVVNRSLGIKEAKEQIKIWSVTTTIAWAVGFVELIVINCIF
- the pdxA gene encoding 4-hydroxythreonine-4-phosphate dehydrogenase PdxA, encoding MIRPLIAVPIGDPAGIGPEIVVKALNDRDVYEKCRPVLIGDKDVIKQAIGFCDLKLNINTITDAKDGKYEAGTLDLIDLNNVNISELEIGKVQALGGKAAFEYIKKSVDMAMNKEVDAIATTPINKESLKKAKINYIGHTEILADLTDTQDPLTMFEVRGMRVFFLTRHVSLRQACDLVTKEKVLDYIIRCTKALEKLGVKDGTMAIAGLNPHSGEHGLFGDEEMKEIVPAIEEAKKMGYKVEGPIGADSVFHLALQGRYNSVLSLYHDQGHIATKTLDFERTIAITNGMPILRTSVDHGTAFDIAGTGKASKISMKEAILLAAKYSPNFQR
- a CDS encoding four-carbon acid sugar kinase family protein, encoding MANYVVVADDLTGANATGALLKKLKLKTVNIINCCEDNCIDKEKYDTIVCSTDSRAIEKEEAYNRVFEMTKLVKDESIKIYNKRIDSTLRGNIGSEIDAMLDALDDERIAMIVPSFPDAKRIAIGGYLIVNGAPLEESDAAHDPKKPISTSIIKTIVEEQSKYEVGIVSLNSIVKGPEAIKEEILKLYKKGKRLLICDAMSNKDLQMISKAALSMDIKFITVDPGPFTASVVNEIITNEKALYVNSNNKKILMCVGSITNTTKTQLEKLGKDMKLTKAKICTEKLLNTDEEKEEEINRVTNEIIQNQHNSNILCIEIDSIYPNERVDLNVIAKEQNTTIEDLSVKINDAIAEMSYRVLKKAPCIEGIFSSGGDISVAICKRFKSVGLEIIGEVIPLAAYGQFIGGEFPNLKIVSKGGMVGDENGMEVCIKYLIESINKKDLIK